GAAGAGGGCCGGCCCACTTACCGGGCCCACGGCGCGGGGTCGCCCCTCGGCGAGATAGCTCCGGACGGCCCGCAGAGCCGGCACCCCGATCGGAACCGTGCGCTCCTTGCCGCCCTTTCCGAGCACGCGGATCACCCGACGGCCTTCGTCGAGGTCGTCGATGTCCAAGCCGGTCAGCTCGCTGACCCGGATCCCGCTGGCATAGAGCAACTCGAGGATGGCCTGGTCGCGCAGTTCGGCGCCGGGATCGGCGACCAGGTTCGCGGCGGCTTCGCTCGGCGGCGGGTTCATCAGCTCCGCCACCTCAGGTCCGGTGAGCACATGCGGCAGCGCCCGCTGCGCACGAGGGGTACCGAGCAGCTGCCCGGGGTCGTGGTCGAGCAGGCCGCGACGGAACCCCCAGGCGGTGAAGACCCGCGCGGCGGCCGCCCGGCGACCGAGCGTGCTCCGGGCCGCACCCTGGCTACGGAGCCGGGCCAGCCAGCTGCGCAGGACCGCGAGGTCGAGATCGGCGAGCTCGGTGTGTCCGAGCCGGGTCGCGTGGTCGAGGAGGCTGGCCACGTCGCCGCCGTACGCGCGCACGGTGTGCGCGGACAGCCCGCGCTCGAGAGCCAGGTGCCGGATGAAGCCAGTCCATGCGGCGGCGAGCGGGGGCGGCAACTCGCCGGGCGGGGCGGACACCCATGAACGGTCCGGCCTGGCGTGCGGCGGGTCAAGCCGCCCCGCCGCTGCCGCCGAAGGGCAACTGCCGACCGGCCGGGCGGGACTGCACCGCCTGGCGGCCGTTTGGAGCGCCCGGCGGGCGGAACCGCGGCCCCGCGCGTCTGCTGGGCATGGCCGCGGGGCCGAGTCGCCACCCCTCGCCGGAGCGCTCGACCAGGCCGAGCCCGGCGAGCAACCCCAGGCTGCCGAGCACGGTTGCCGGGTCGAAACCGGCGGTGACGGCGATCTGCTCGGGACCAACCGCGCGGCGGACGGGAACCGCGTCCAGGACCCGGGCGGCCTCGGCGGGCAGTCCGTCGCGGGCCGATCCGGACGGCGACCCCGGCCCCTCCGGCCCGAGATCGGCCCCCAGACGCCCCACCGCCTCCACCACGTCGTCGATCCCCCGGACCAGGGTCGCGGCGACGTCGCGGATCAGCCGGTGGCAGCCGGCGGAGCCGGACTCGGTGACCTGCCCGGGAACGGCCATGACCATCCGGCCGAGCCGGGCGGCATGCGCCGCCGTGGAGAGGGCGCCGCTGCGGACCCCGGCTTCGACGACGACCGTGCCGAGCCCGAGGGCCGCGATCAGCCGGTTGCGCTGGAGGAAACGGGTCCGGAACGGTTGCGCCCCTGGGGGGTGCTCGGAGACGAGCAGGCCGGACTCCCGGATCCGATCGAAGAGCCGGGCATGGCCGCTGGGGTAACGCACATCCACGCCGCAGGCGAGGACCGCGACGGTAGCGCCCTCGGCAACCAGGCAACCGCGATGCGCGGCCCCGTCGATGCCGTAGGCCCCGCCGGAGACCACCACCCACCCCCGGTCGGCGAGCCCGGCACCGAGTTCGCCCGCGACGTAGAGCCCGTACTCGCTGGCCGCCCGGGTGCCGACGACCGCCACCGCTCGGCCGTCGAGGCTCGCGAGGGACCCGCTGCCGCGGACCCAGAGCGCGAATGGGGCGCAGTCGGCCGCGACGAGCACGTCGAGCGCCTCGGGCCACTCGGCGTCGCCGGGGCAGACCAGCCGGCCGCCCTCCCGGCTGATGGTCTCGAGGTCGCGCTCGGGATCGGTGACGTCGGCCCGCAGGGCGACCCCCGCCAGTCGGCTGTCCCGCACGCGCGGGTCCCGCGACCGAAGCGCGGCCCAGGCGGTGATCACCCCCACCGAGCGCACCAACCGAGCCACGTCCTGGTGTCCCGGCTCGCTGACCCGAGTCAGCGCAGCTCGGGCCAGCCGTTCCTCGTCACTCACCGGAGCCGATCCGCGTTGGTCCATCACGCGACCACCCCGACCGGCATCCGCAGCCCGCGCGCCTCACCGATCTCGCGCCAGCCCGGGCTGGCGATGCCCGCCAGGTCGGCAAGCGTCCAGGCCACCCGAAGAACCCGGTCGAGCCCACGCGCCGATAGTCGGCCCGCCGCCAGATCGGCCTGCAACGGCGCCCACGCGCCCCCCGGCAGCGGCCAGCGGGTGCGCAGTTCCCGGCCCGGCACCTCCGCATTGGCCCGCCACGGAGTCCCGGCAAGGCGCCGCCGGGCCCGGCACCCCGCCTCGGCCACCCGCTCGCGGACCAGCGAGCTGGGCTCGGTGAGCTCCCGATCGGCGAGCAGCGCGGCCCGAGACACCGGCTGGACCTGGCAACGGAGGTCGACGCGGTCGAGCAACGGCCCGGACAGCTTGGTGAGGTAGCGCCGCCGGGCACTCGGGCTGCACGTGCACACGCTGCCGTCAGCCCGGCCGAGACCGCACGGGCAGGGGTTGGCCGCCAGGACGAGGGCAAACCTGGCCGGGTACCGCGTCGTGCCGGCAGCCCGGGCCAGGATGATCTCTCCGGATTCCAACGGCTGGCGCAGCGCGTCGAGCGCGCCGGCCTGGAACTCCGGCGCCTCGTCGAGGAACAGCACTCCGCGGTGCGCGAGCGATGCGGCCCCGGGCCGCGCGAGCCCGCTTCCGCCGCCGACCAGAGCGGCAGTCGTCGCCGTGTGGTGCGGATGGCAGAACGGCGGCCTCGTCACGAGCCCAGCCCCGGGCGGCAGCTGGCCGGCCACGGAGTGGATGGCGGTGACCTCGAGGGCGGCCGTCCGGTCCAGGTCGGGCAACAGCCCCGGCAGTCGTTCCGCGAGCATCGTTTTGCCGGCCCCCGGCGGACCGACCAGGAACAGGTGATGACCACCGGCCGCGGCCACTTCAACCGCCCGCCGGGCGGCTAGTTGGCCGACGACATCAGCCAGGTCCGGCTCCGGCTCGAGCTGCCGGGCAAGGGAACGCACCGACGGCTCCGCCGGACATTCCTCTTCAACGAGCCCGCTCGCCGCCCCGCGCAGCCGAGCCAGAAGCGCGGACAGCGTGGCTACGGGCAGTACGTCGATGTCCGGGACGAGCCGCGCCTCTTCGGCGTTCGCGGCCGGGACCGCAGCCCGCACGAAACCGGCCCGGCTCGCCGCCAGGACCGCCGGCAGAACGCCGCGTACCGGCCGAACCCGGCCGTCGAGGCCCAGCTCGCCGAACAGCACGAGGTCATGCAGGGACGCGATCGGAACCGTCCCGGCGGCCGCAAGAATGGCCACGGCCATCGCGAGATCGAACGCGCTGCCGCCCTTGGGCAGTGACGCCGGCGACAGGCCGATCGTGATGCGCTGCTGCGGCCAGCGTTCGCGGCTGTTTGCGATCGCCGCCCGGACCCGGTCGCGAGCCTCGTGCAGAGCGGCATCCGGCAGCCCGATCAGCGTGCATCCCGGAAGGCCGGGCGCGAGGTCCGCCTCGACTTCGACGGCATGGCCATCGATGCCGACCAGCGCGACGGTGCGGGTTCGGGCCAACGCCATCAGCACACCCCGGGAAGGTGATCCAGCTGCACGCCGTCCCCGCGGAGCAGAACGGTGATTACGTCGATCCGCACCGCGGCAACCCCGGGCCGGTGCTGTGCCAACCATCTCCCGGCCAGGCGACGCAGCCGACGTGCCTTGGCCGCCGTGACGGCGTCTGCCGGCGAACCGAACCGAACCCCCCTGCGG
The nucleotide sequence above comes from Mycobacteriales bacterium. Encoded proteins:
- a CDS encoding tyrosine recombinase XerC, whose translation is MPPPLAAAWTGFIRHLALERGLSAHTVRAYGGDVASLLDHATRLGHTELADLDLAVLRSWLARLRSQGAARSTLGRRAAAARVFTAWGFRRGLLDHDPGQLLGTPRAQRALPHVLTGPEVAELMNPPPSEAAANLVADPGAELRDQAILELLYASGIRVSELTGLDIDDLDEGRRVIRVLGKGGKERTVPIGVPALRAVRSYLAEGRPRAVGPVSGPALFLGARGGRIDPRTVRRVVHARLSAVPGAPDMGPHGLRHTAATHLLEGGADLRSVQELLGHATLATTQIYTHVSIDRLKATYDRAHPRA
- the dprA gene encoding DNA-processing protein DprA, which encodes MSDEERLARAALTRVSEPGHQDVARLVRSVGVITAWAALRSRDPRVRDSRLAGVALRADVTDPERDLETISREGGRLVCPGDAEWPEALDVLVAADCAPFALWVRGSGSLASLDGRAVAVVGTRAASEYGLYVAGELGAGLADRGWVVVSGGAYGIDGAAHRGCLVAEGATVAVLACGVDVRYPSGHARLFDRIRESGLLVSEHPPGAQPFRTRFLQRNRLIAALGLGTVVVEAGVRSGALSTAAHAARLGRMVMAVPGQVTESGSAGCHRLIRDVAATLVRGIDDVVEAVGRLGADLGPEGPGSPSGSARDGLPAEAARVLDAVPVRRAVGPEQIAVTAGFDPATVLGSLGLLAGLGLVERSGEGWRLGPAAMPSRRAGPRFRPPGAPNGRQAVQSRPAGRQLPFGGSGGAA
- a CDS encoding YifB family Mg chelatase-like AAA ATPase gives rise to the protein MALARTRTVALVGIDGHAVEVEADLAPGLPGCTLIGLPDAALHEARDRVRAAIANSRERWPQQRITIGLSPASLPKGGSAFDLAMAVAILAAAGTVPIASLHDLVLFGELGLDGRVRPVRGVLPAVLAASRAGFVRAAVPAANAEEARLVPDIDVLPVATLSALLARLRGAASGLVEEECPAEPSVRSLARQLEPEPDLADVVGQLAARRAVEVAAAGGHHLFLVGPPGAGKTMLAERLPGLLPDLDRTAALEVTAIHSVAGQLPPGAGLVTRPPFCHPHHTATTAALVGGGSGLARPGAASLAHRGVLFLDEAPEFQAGALDALRQPLESGEIILARAAGTTRYPARFALVLAANPCPCGLGRADGSVCTCSPSARRRYLTKLSGPLLDRVDLRCQVQPVSRAALLADRELTEPSSLVRERVAEAGCRARRRLAGTPWRANAEVPGRELRTRWPLPGGAWAPLQADLAAGRLSARGLDRVLRVAWTLADLAGIASPGWREIGEARGLRMPVGVVA
- a CDS encoding YraN family protein; protein product: MVSAAVLGRWGEDLAARHLEEDGFVLLARNWRCELGELDLIGRGADLLVVCEVKTRRGVRFGSPADAVTAAKARRLRRLAGRWLAQHRPGVAAVRIDVITVLLRGDGVQLDHLPGVC